CCGCCCCATAACATAATCGTATCAGGTAACACTGGGAAGAAAATACCAGCAATACTTACACCGAATAGAAGTATAACAATCAACCATAATAAAACATCCATGTTTAACCCCCCTCTTTGTTGCATCTGACCCGTTTTCTATATGTACGTTTCAGTGCCCTCCTACGTTTCATTTTTACTTAGGAGTTTCCTTTTCTTGTTTGCGAAACGTGTCTTTTCCTACATATACATGATTCTGCTCTTTTTTATGATCTCATTTTTAGCAAAGCCTGACCTATTTACCTATAGCGCTCTTTTACCAGTTCCTTTTTCCACTTCATACAGGCAAAAGGACAGCAAGAAAAAGGTATATGGATAACAGGAAAAATATAACATTTAGAGAAATTAATACTATATACTAAATTGTCCCCGCTTCAAGCCTGTATATCCTATTTCGGAAAGGAAGGTTACAAGATGCACAAAATTGTTTGTTCTTTATTAGCAGTACCACTTGTTTTCTTACTGTCCTCGACTAGCTACGCGGCTTTAGATAAGCATAGCACAACAAAAGTAACGATTAGTAGTAATGCTTACAGCCAATATTCTATTCCATTTGCACTAACGGTAAAGGAATGGGATAGAGGTTATGGGGAAGCTGGTGTTACAGGCCCTTTTTTCCTTGCGAAAGGCGGTAGCGTAACGGTTACGTTTGATAAGAAAGTAGATTCATTGGGCTGGTATCTACTGAATGCAAATACCTACGGAGCTGAAAAAATCTACCCAAAAGGCTCTACTGTAACCGTCCCACGACATTCACATTGGATTGTTATTCTGCAAAACGCTAGCATAAAACCTGTTCCTATTACAGGCAACGTGACGATTCACTAGTCTTTTTATCACGTTATCACGCAATTAGTATCAGCTCTTACAGCCTCTGCATTCCCTAAAAATTGGTGTAGGAGAATGGGTTGTCGTATGCGAGGAAATGCCTTAATGCTAGCTGTATCGCATCGCCTATTTTCTTACACGCATCAATTTTCCGCTATTTAATCTTACTAAATCTTCTACCTTTATTTTCACTAATGAATGAGGAGAGCCTCCTCCCGTATAAACATACTCTAATTCTGTTATTTTCGGATCAACCAAAAAAATCGCCTCAAATCCAAAAGAAGGAACCCCACCGGCTGGATAACCTGTTGCTTCTAATACTTCCTTTTCATCTGCCAAACGAGGTCTTTTTATATTGAGTCCCTTACTTACTCGTGATGTACTAGCTCGATCCTCTCCTTTTACAATGGCCACAATTAGTCGTCCATCTTCATCAATCATACAAATATTTTTAACCAGCTCATCAATAGAAGCATTCACAGCTTTAGCCGCCTCTTCGACCGTATGGCAAGATTGATTCAGTATAAAGTGCTGGGCATCAGCAGCTTTTGCATGTAGGTACTCTTTTATTTGCAGCTCATAAGAATTCATTGATCCCTCTCCATCCTAAAATATTTTCCCCATTTTAGCTGTACCCCACTAGTTAATCAAGAGTGCAGGTGATCTTTTTTACGTAATATTCGCTGTTTTTTGTTGTTTTGGTTTTTTTAACGTATAAAGCATCCCAATAAATATTAATAAAATTCCTATTGTTTGTATCATATTTGGTCGAAATCCAATAATGATCACATCTAATAAAATAGCAACAGCTGGATCCAAAAATACCATTCCTGAAATGGTTCTGGTCGATAGTTTTCGTACACTATCGAAAAACAGAAGATAAACAACACCAGTGTGGATAATGCCAGTAATGATCGCGTATGCCCAATTCTGCGGAGTTAGGTCTAAAAATACATGGTAATGGATAAAGGGAAGCAAGCATATCGCGCCAATAGCAGTTTGAATAAACGTTGTGGCATAGACACTTGCTTGTTGTATACTCTTCCCTAAAATCATCGTTACTGCATAAAAAAGAGCCGCTAGAATAGCGTACAAAAATCCTGTCATTTGAAACGAAGCATTTGAGAGATCACCATCTACTCCGATGATAAAAATCGTTCCTACAAAGCATACAGAGATAGCCAGAATTGAAAGTATGGTTACCTTTTCTCTGAAAAGAAAGCTACCGACAAGTAAGACAATCATCGGAGCAAGATGATAGAGAGAGATGGCAACTGTAATCGAAATCAGCTCAAAGGATTTAAACAAGAAAATCCAATTTAATAAATTTGCTATACCACAGAAGCCAATCCTCATTAGTTCTTTTTTGCTCCATTGCTCTTTGGCATACGTTCCTGTAATAAACCAAATCGAACCAAGAAAAACTGTCGCACAAATGCATCTAATAAAAACCAATTCTAAAGCGGAAAGACCCGTTAACACGGAAAAAAATCCTACTGATCCAAAAATCGTCATCGAGATGAACATTTGAATAAAAGCCCTTATATTCATAATTTTTACTCCAATCTATTTTTAGAGGTTATTAATCTAACTACTATAATGAAACTATAATAAAACGGGTTCATAGGACTGAACCCGCTCTTCTTACTGCTAAAAGAAAAATGAAACTGGCCTTAGTAGCTACAAAGCAAAAACATGCAGGTAATTAGAATAAAGAAAACCTTTTAAGTTATATACTATTATTCATAATCTTGAAGACATTGCAAGCAAACTTCTGCTTTATAACAAAAAATTCTAAATAAATAGTAGAATTTCTGCTGTCTGCTGCATTGCTTAACCAATAACTATACGGATTGTAAATTTGAACATTAAAGCCACATTCACTAGCATCATGACAAGTACTTATATTATAAAATAATCTAGAGGATAAAAGATAAAGGAGACGTACAACTTTGATAGCTACATGTATTAGATTTCATGCGTTTGGAAACCCGCAGGAGGTTTTACAGGTTGAACAAAAACAAATGAAATCTCCTATGAATGGAGAAATTCTTGTTCGCATGATTGATCGTCCTATAAATCCATCTGACTTGCTTCCTATTAGAGGAGCATATTCTCATCGTATTTCATTGCCTACCATTCCTGGGTATGAAGGTGTCGGCATTGTTGAGGAAGTAGGATCTTCCGTTTCTCATGAGCTTCTTGGCAAACGTGTTCTTCCTTTGCGGGGAGAAGGGACCTGGCAGGATTATGTGACAGCACCAGCAGATTTAGCAATCACGATACCACCTTCCATGGAAGATTACATCGCGGCTCAGCTCTATATAAACCCTATAACAGCCTGGATTACGTGTACAGAAGTATTACAATTAAAGGAAGGTGATATCCTTCTGGTCAATGCTTGTGGTTCTTCAATTGGACGTATCCTTTGCCAGTTATCTGCGATTCTTGGGTTTCGACTGATTGCGGTCACAAGGAATCATTTCTATACCGAAGAACTTCTTCAATTAGGCGCCTTTGCTGTCATTAACACCTCTGACACCGCATTACATCAAACGGTTATGGAATTGACAAATGGCCAAGGAGCTACTGCTGCTATTGATTCTGTAGGTGGCACAGCTGGTTCAGACCTAGCTTTTTGTGTTCGGCCGAATGGGACATTGGTAACGATTGGACTTTTATCGGGAACACCTGTTCATTGGGGGGAAATTTCGCGTAGAACACAGGTAAACATTAGATTATTTCATTTAAGGCATTGGAATCAGCAGGTATCTGTACAAACCTGGCAAGACACCTTCTCTCATGTAATAGCATTAATAATGAAGCAAAAATTGGGGCTCATGATGCCTTATGCTCATTACGATCTTTTGGAGGTCCAAAAAGCCGTTCAGATGGCAGAATCCTCTAGAAATAGGGGGAAAATATTCTTGCGCAATAAAGTGAATCATCATATTTTCGCTTAAAAATAAATAGGTCCTTCTATTGAGGAAGGACCTACTTACCATTTCTGGTGACTTTTATTCGCCAGTTTGTTTTCAAATAAGTATGATTTCTACAAATCGTATAACTTATTCGACTTATTTATAAATAGAAAATGTAGCAGTAAAGTTCATTTTCTTTGTGAAAGAAGAATTTACACCTGCTTGAAATTGAACAGAAATGTTTCCATCTTTTGTAGCTGTAAAGATACGGCCGTACCTTGCGTACGTATCATATGTACCTATGACCTTATTATCAGCATCATAGACTGTGTATGTGATCGGATAGCCTGAATTTGTTACGGTAACGCTAAGCTCTTCCCCTTTTTTTAGATAGAAGGATTCTTTTGGAGCAACTTCATAAGAGCTTAAAGAATAATATTTAAACACATCTTGATCTTGAACACTTGCCGCACTTGCTTTCGTTGCTTCTAAACCTGTGAAGCTTGCTCCTGTCAATCCTGCAACTCCTAATACACCAGCTAAAAGAATTTTTTTAAACATCATAATTCCTCCCTTAGATTATTGTTAAAAAGTAAAAACTATGAAAATTATTAAAATTGCTTCTAACCACTTTCTTCTAATTTGTTCACCTCCTGTAATCATTATAGTTACATTGAGAACTATTATCAAGAATTTTTTTCTTATTTTTACAAAAAAATTAAATTTATAGATAAACAAGAATTTGTTAACATTCGAAAAAGCCCTATTTACCGGGCTTTCTACGTCATGCTATAAAAATAGTCTCACAAATAAAAATATGTTATTTTTAGAAAAAACCTATTATTTATGAAAAATATGAAAAACCCTCTCGCATAATGACATGAGGGTTCTATGAATATGGTCTCTATTCAAATGTAGGACTAGTCTTTAAAAAATATGATAAAAGTTATGCTTGATGATCTACTTTTTTTTGCTCGCTTAATCTAGCCGATTTTTTGACATTATCGCTCACTGCCTACCAATAAATTGATTTCTTCATAAGAAATCGTCTCGTTTTTTCTCTCTCCAAATTTTCTCACAACAGGAGTAGGATTTTGATTGAAATTCATGCTTAAGCTTTGATTGGAGTAGTGTCCTGCTGGATCGATATAATATTTAAAATCAATGATTTTTTCGATATCGATCTCTGCATAAGCAATTCCTTCTGTTTCTGCCGGTACCATTTCACTAATCGGCTCTCCATCAGGTCCATAAATGCAAGTATGCCCACTCTTAAATGTGTTGAAATACTCTCTTTGTTCTGGTGTTAAACAAATCATATCTTTCATCTCTTCAGAATAAATGGATGAGGTCATTATGACAAAGGTTTGGGTTGAGATCGCATAATATCTACTGGAGATTTCATCATCAAAGTATCCAGGCCAAGAAGCGACGTGAACTTGTTCATTTTGTGAATTCATAGCAAGAAGATCTAATGGCACTTGATGCTCCCAGCACATAAGACCACCCAGGTTTCCGATTTCTGTTTCGAATACAGGCATTAAGCTTCCACTTCCATCACCCCAGATCAACCTTTCTGCAACCGATGCTCTCATCTTTCTATGCTTTCCAATTAAATCTCCGTTCGGATTAAACCATAATTGTGCAAGATATAAGGAGCCCCCATCCTTTTCACTGCAAGAAATGCAAACGTACGTTTGATTTCTTCTAGCTGCTTCACTTAGTTTTTGAATGGCTAAGCTGGGGATTTCAACTGCATTTTTATATAGCTCGTGATAGAATTTTCTTGTATATTCTGGGTGTCCAATAAACGCAAACCAAGGATATCCCGGAAGAAATGCTTCTGGAAATGCGACTAGCTTTGCACCATTAGTCGCAGCTTCATCAATCAATTTGCAAGATTTCTCAACCGTTGCATCTAAATCTAGATATACGGGCGCTGCTTGAACTGCTGCTGCACAAAATTTCGGATATTTCTTCATCATAATTCCTCCTCTTGTTTTTGTTTATTTCCTTCTCAAATAGGTTTGAATCGTTCTTACAACAAGAATGCTATCATTTACTAAAATTGGTGTAACCATCCACCTTGTGGTTATTTTATCCATCCACCACCAAATCAAGGGCAAGAAAAAGAGACCTCCCAAAAAATGAAGATCTCTCACATTGAATGTCACTTATATAGATGCAGATAGTAAAGCCTTTCAAATTGAACCCATCGCTAGCCTAATTGTCAGCCCAAGTCGTGACCAGTCATGAGAATATATCCGACCAAAAAGACATTTAATGCTAAAATAACGCCAGTGGACAACCAAGCTAGCCATTTGACCCACGTTCGATTTACAAACTCGCCCATTTTCCTTTTATCGCTTGTAAATAATACGAGTGGAATAACCGCAAATGGAAGCTGCAGGCTAAGTACCACCTGACTCCATAAGAGCAAATCCCCTGTTCCTCTAGAGCCAGCTATCCAAGTTACAATAAACGCTGGAACGACAGCAATTAAACGTGTAATAATCCGACGAAGCCAAGGTGAAATACGTAATTGGATAAAGCCTTCCATGACAATTTGTCCTGTTAGGGTTCCAGTTATTGTTGAATTTTGACCGGATGCGAGCAATGCAACGGCAAATAATGTACTTGCAATACCAACACCTACAGTCGGACTCAAAAGCTCATAGGCACCTTCAATTTCAGATACATCCAAGCCAGTTCCGTGAAAAGCTGCTGCTCCGAGAATGAGAATAGCGGAATTAATCAAGAAAGCAACAGTCAGGGAAACGGTTGAATCAAGCACTGAAAACGTAAGTGCCTCCTTGCGCCCTTCCCGGTTACGTTTATATTGTCGGGTTTGAACAATGGACGAATGCAAGTACAAATTATGTGGCATCACGGTTGCTCCTAAAATTCCAAGGGAAACAAACAGCATTTCTGGATTTGTAACAATTTCAACCTTAGGTACATAACCGGATAATAACGCTGATACCTCTGGCTTTGAGATGATCAATTCAAAAGCAAATACACCAAAGATCGTCGTCATTAGCACGATAATGATTGATTCAATAATTCTAAATCCCTTTTTCTGGAGCATTAATAATAGCAAAACATCAAGCGTGGTAATGACAATACCCGCTAAAAGTGGGATACCAAACAATAAATGTAGGGCAATTGCAGAACCGATCACCTCTGCCAAATCGGTGGCGATAATAGCAAGCTCAGTTAACATCCAGAGAACAAAAGCTGTTTTTTTACCTACCGAATCACGAGTAGCTTGCGCCAAATCCCGACCGGTAACAATCCCCAGCTTAGCTGCCAAAGATTGAAGTAGGATGGCGATTAAGTTAGAAATGAGTATCACAGACAGCAAGGTATAACCAAACCGCGCCCCGCCAGCAATCGACGTTGCCCAGTTTCCCGGATCAACATAACCAACGGCTACTAACGAACCAGGACCAGCAAAAGCTAAAAATTTACGCCAGAACCCCGCCTTGCTAGGAATGCGCACGGAATTATTCACTTCTTCTAAGCTTACATTGGAACTTCTCTGTAACCAACCGCTATTATCTTTTGCTTCTTCAACTCGAGCATTCATGTTTCTTCCTCCTACTAAAATTGCGTAAAGGAAATTATGTTTCCTTAGGGAAAAAATATATGTAAAAAAAAGTACACCGATTGCGTGTATATATTAATATAATACGTCCACATCGTTTCATTTGTAAATATTTTTTTAACCTTATGCAACTTTTTGTCTCAAAGGAAACTTTCATCCTGATTAAATAATGATCAACCTGTTGATACATGCAATCAAAGCCTTTTAACCGCATCTTATAAACCCAAAACCCTCTGTCATGAAAATAGAACAGAGGGCTTCAGAATTACATATTGAGAATCATGCAAAATACGGTTGCTAGTAGCTAATCGAGATATGCTACTTTCTATTACGGCTAATCCTTCAACAACTACAGAGGCTCCAGCCAATTTACTATCTACATTTGTAACTGCCTTCTCTGGCTAGCTTCTCTCCCTCTTCTCTCTTTGTACAACTCCCACTGTCTACGTAACGTTTTTCTTTGCTAGACTTTTTTGTTTGCCATTTGCTAGGCTCGTCAGAATCATCCCAATTATAACCACAATCATTCCAAGTAAAGATAATCCTCTGGGGAATGATCCATGTAATAAAATCACTTCACCAAGAACGGTAAAGATCATCGTTCCAGATTGCGTGGATTCGACTGCTGCAAGCAATCCCATATTGTTTTTGGCCATATCTGTTGCTAAGAAGAAAAGAATACTTGCAATCACTCCAGAGAATAGAGCCAGCAATATGGCCTGAACAAATTGAGTTCCAGTCGGTAACCCCACCGTAACCGTTCCATAAATCCCCAAAAGAATCGCAATTGGCAAACTACTCATTGCCATTCCTAATGTACGCTGAAAGGTATCGATTCTTCCCTCACACAGCTCCATCATTTTACGGTTACCCAATGGGTATAAAAAAGCACCGATTAAAACGGGTATAAATCCTAGCAAAAATGCCTGAGCACTTAAATGGCCTGCTTGATTTACCTGCATGAGAATCACACCAAGTAGAATAATGACAGAAAAACGCAAGCTTTTAAAAGGAATCGCTTGCCGCACTCTCGTCTGACCTTTTAATGCTGGTACTGTTACAAAAAATATAGGCGAAAGCAATGCCCCCGCTACAATCGTGACTTGCCACGTCCCTGATGTTAACCAGGATGGACCATAAACCGCCGCAA
The nucleotide sequence above comes from Brevibacillus laterosporus LMG 15441. Encoded proteins:
- a CDS encoding aminoacyl-tRNA deacylase, whose amino-acid sequence is MNSYELQIKEYLHAKAADAQHFILNQSCHTVEEAAKAVNASIDELVKNICMIDEDGRLIVAIVKGEDRASTSRVSKGLNIKRPRLADEKEVLEATGYPAGGVPSFGFEAIFLVDPKITELEYVYTGGGSPHSLVKIKVEDLVRLNSGKLMRVRK
- a CDS encoding DMT family transporter, encoding MNIRAFIQMFISMTIFGSVGFFSVLTGLSALELVFIRCICATVFLGSIWFITGTYAKEQWSKKELMRIGFCGIANLLNWIFLFKSFELISITVAISLYHLAPMIVLLVGSFLFREKVTILSILAISVCFVGTIFIIGVDGDLSNASFQMTGFLYAILAALFYAVTMILGKSIQQASVYATTFIQTAIGAICLLPFIHYHVFLDLTPQNWAYAIITGIIHTGVVYLLFFDSVRKLSTRTISGMVFLDPAVAILLDVIIIGFRPNMIQTIGILLIFIGMLYTLKKPKQQKTANIT
- a CDS encoding zinc-dependent alcohol dehydrogenase family protein, whose product is MIATCIRFHAFGNPQEVLQVEQKQMKSPMNGEILVRMIDRPINPSDLLPIRGAYSHRISLPTIPGYEGVGIVEEVGSSVSHELLGKRVLPLRGEGTWQDYVTAPADLAITIPPSMEDYIAAQLYINPITAWITCTEVLQLKEGDILLVNACGSSIGRILCQLSAILGFRLIAVTRNHFYTEELLQLGAFAVINTSDTALHQTVMELTNGQGATAAIDSVGGTAGSDLAFCVRPNGTLVTIGLLSGTPVHWGEISRRTQVNIRLFHLRHWNQQVSVQTWQDTFSHVIALIMKQKLGLMMPYAHYDLLEVQKAVQMAESSRNRGKIFLRNKVNHHIFA
- a CDS encoding carbon-nitrogen hydrolase family protein — translated: MMKKYPKFCAAAVQAAPVYLDLDATVEKSCKLIDEAATNGAKLVAFPEAFLPGYPWFAFIGHPEYTRKFYHELYKNAVEIPSLAIQKLSEAARRNQTYVCISCSEKDGGSLYLAQLWFNPNGDLIGKHRKMRASVAERLIWGDGSGSLMPVFETEIGNLGGLMCWEHQVPLDLLAMNSQNEQVHVASWPGYFDDEISSRYYAISTQTFVIMTSSIYSEEMKDMICLTPEQREYFNTFKSGHTCIYGPDGEPISEMVPAETEGIAYAEIDIEKIIDFKYYIDPAGHYSNQSLSMNFNQNPTPVVRKFGERKNETISYEEINLLVGSER
- a CDS encoding Nramp family divalent metal transporter is translated as MNARVEEAKDNSGWLQRSSNVSLEEVNNSVRIPSKAGFWRKFLAFAGPGSLVAVGYVDPGNWATSIAGGARFGYTLLSVILISNLIAILLQSLAAKLGIVTGRDLAQATRDSVGKKTAFVLWMLTELAIIATDLAEVIGSAIALHLLFGIPLLAGIVITTLDVLLLLMLQKKGFRIIESIIIVLMTTIFGVFAFELIISKPEVSALLSGYVPKVEIVTNPEMLFVSLGILGATVMPHNLYLHSSIVQTRQYKRNREGRKEALTFSVLDSTVSLTVAFLINSAILILGAAAFHGTGLDVSEIEGAYELLSPTVGVGIASTLFAVALLASGQNSTITGTLTGQIVMEGFIQLRISPWLRRIITRLIAVVPAFIVTWIAGSRGTGDLLLWSQVVLSLQLPFAVIPLVLFTSDKRKMGEFVNRTWVKWLAWLSTGVILALNVFLVGYILMTGHDLG
- a CDS encoding DMT family transporter — encoded protein: MRAVLVGILSSLFFSATFIINRAMNLGGTSWAWTASLRFIFALPFLFLIVLFRKNLGDLFREMAKHPFQWLLWGTAGGVGFYSLLSFAAVYGPSWLTSGTWQVTIVAGALLSPIFFVTVPALKGQTRVRQAIPFKSLRFSVIILLGVILMQVNQAGHLSAQAFLLGFIPVLIGAFLYPLGNRKMMELCEGRIDTFQRTLGMAMSSLPIAILLGIYGTVTVGLPTGTQFVQAILLALFSGVIASILFFLATDMAKNNMGLLAAVESTQSGTMIFTVLGEVILLHGSFPRGLSLLGMIVVIIGMILTSLANGKQKSLAKKNVT